A segment of the Homoserinimonas aerilata genome:
GATCGTGGCGCTGCGTGCGCCGGGAACCCGCTCACTGAGGATCCGGACGCCGCTGGGAAGCACACTGCGTCGAACCAGGGACTCCCCGGATGCCTCGAATCGCTGTTCGCCTGCGTCAAGGGGAAGATCTACTGCGCCATTCATCGTCACGAGCCTAGGCCACCCCACTGACGTGCGGCGCCGAGCCTCGACACCGCCACCATCGACGCCCGCTCACGACAAATTGAAACGTACCCCTGAATTGTCGAAATGTACCCCGACATGCGGACAAACAGAGCTGTCTGTACTTGATTTGATTGATAGTGTGGAAACCATCGCCGGGGAGCCCGAACCTCCGGCGTCACCATCGCCCGAAGATGGGCCGGCCCGCAAGGTCGGCGCACAGAAGGCCATCGACGCGAACCCGAATCGCGGCCCTGGTCGGCGGAGACCCGAATCCGCAGCACTAAGATCCACAATCAGGAATGAAGACAACGCAGCGCCCTGGGAACCCCCGCGTCCCGGTCGCCACGTCTGAGGGAGTCACGCTGTGTCGGAAGAAGTACTCGGTACCACTGCGCAGCGTGCTCCCGCCATTCCCGCCTCCCCCGAACGGCCAAAACTCGCATCCGGCCCCGGCGCCAAGGCGCGCATCCTCAGCACCGCGACGCGCCTGTTCTACTACGAGGGCATCCGCGCCGTCGGCATCGACCGGCTGATCAGCGAGGCCAGCGTCACCAAGGCCACCTTCTACAAGCACTACGGCTCGAAGGACACGCTGATCCTCGCGTACGTCGCGCACGTGCACGACGAGACCCAGGCGATCCTCGAAGAGCTGGTCAACGACTCCACGAGCGCCTCCGACGCCCTCCGGCGCCTCATCGCCCGCATCCAACACGAGACCCAGGCACCCGACTTCAGAGGCTGCGCCTTCAACAACGCCGCCGTCGAATTCGCCGACAGCAGGCATCCGGTGCGCGAGGTCGTGCGCGATCACCGCGACTGGTTCAGCGAGCTGCTCGCCTCCCTGTTCCGTGCCGCAGAGCATCCGATGCCCGGCGACGCAGCCGACGAGTTCATGCTCCTGCGCGACGGCGCCATGACCGGCGCCTACGTGGGCGACAGCATCGCCGCAGGCTCAGCCCTCAGCCGCTTCGCGGATCGGATTCTCGGCGACCGCTGACGCCCCGGCTACAGATCAGAAGCGCGCTCCAAGTCGAGCGCCTGATGGCGACTCAACTGCACCCTCGCGGCCGCCACCAACTCATAGACCTGCTCAGCCGAGTTCGCGCTCACGACAGGGGCGACCACGCCGGGGCGAGTGAGCAGCCAGGCGATCGCGATCGTCGCGACACTGGCACCCTGCTCCTCCGCCACCCGATCAAGCGCCGACAGGACGCGCAGATTCCGCTTCGTCAGATGACCCGCCGTCTCCTTGCGCCGCGCCCGGCCGCCCAGGTCTGCGCGCGTGCGGTACTTACCGGCCAGGAATCCGCCGGCAAGACCGAAGCGCGGAAGAAAGCCGAGCCCCTGCTGCGCCACCACACGAGCCA
Coding sequences within it:
- a CDS encoding TetR/AcrR family transcriptional regulator — encoded protein: MSEEVLGTTAQRAPAIPASPERPKLASGPGAKARILSTATRLFYYEGIRAVGIDRLISEASVTKATFYKHYGSKDTLILAYVAHVHDETQAILEELVNDSTSASDALRRLIARIQHETQAPDFRGCAFNNAAVEFADSRHPVREVVRDHRDWFSELLASLFRAAEHPMPGDAADEFMLLRDGAMTGAYVGDSIAAGSALSRFADRILGDR